One window of Nocardia nova SH22a genomic DNA carries:
- a CDS encoding peptidylprolyl isomerase, translated as MHSDSPFPKSDLDHSSPRSRRTAVRSVLAAAGTAIALLSGGVAAATPVPVHTQAPGCMTPGDAKPGDKQWPAPPPMTIDPNAGYDATLQTNCGTITASLEAARAPQTVNSFAFLAGQQYFDNTRCHRLTTEGIFVLQCGDPTATGTGGPGYTFPDENLAGATYPAGTLAMANAGPNTNGSQFFLVYSDSKLPPNYTPFGRITAGMDVLQNIAAGGTKDGSGDGAPATDIVLGSVTTARR; from the coding sequence GTGCACAGCGATTCGCCTTTCCCGAAGTCCGATCTCGACCACTCCTCCCCCCGATCGCGCAGAACGGCGGTGCGCAGTGTGCTGGCGGCGGCGGGTACGGCGATCGCCTTGCTGTCGGGCGGGGTCGCCGCCGCGACTCCGGTCCCCGTCCACACCCAGGCGCCCGGGTGCATGACCCCCGGTGACGCGAAGCCCGGCGACAAGCAGTGGCCCGCCCCGCCGCCGATGACGATCGATCCGAACGCCGGTTACGACGCGACGCTGCAGACCAACTGCGGCACGATCACCGCGTCCCTGGAGGCGGCCCGCGCACCGCAGACGGTGAACTCGTTCGCCTTCCTAGCCGGTCAGCAGTACTTCGACAACACCCGCTGCCACCGCCTCACCACCGAGGGCATCTTCGTCCTGCAGTGCGGCGATCCCACCGCGACCGGCACCGGCGGTCCGGGCTACACCTTCCCCGACGAGAACCTGGCCGGAGCCACCTATCCGGCCGGGACCCTCGCGATGGCCAACGCCGGGCCGAACACCAACGGCAGCCAGTTCTTCCTGGTCTACTCCGACAGCAAGTTGCCGCCCAACTACACCCCGTTCGGCCGCATCACCGCCGGAATGGATGTGCTGCAGAACATCGCCGCGGGTGGTACCAAGGACGGATCCGGCGACGGCGCACCGGCCACCGATATCGTGCTCGGCTCGGTGACCACTGCCCGGCGCTGA
- a CDS encoding TIGR00266 family protein: MQVVLRHNPSSTVARCILAGGEPLRAETGALVAHSAGVSLASKAEGGFLAGLKRSVLAGESFFVSTFTAPPQGGWVDVAPALPGDMLALTIAPDRPFFISRGSWVANSHGVQVEAKWGGFANLFGGEGGFGLRAHGQGEVVVGVFGAIDVIDLAPGESVTIDCGHVVAYDLAMKFGIRRAVSGRSLQSFTSGEGLVFDFSGPGRVLLQTRNPGAFAAWAGAATSSG; encoded by the coding sequence ATGCAGGTGGTGTTGCGGCACAATCCGTCGTCCACGGTGGCGCGGTGCATTCTGGCCGGCGGCGAGCCGCTGCGCGCGGAAACCGGTGCGCTGGTGGCTCATTCGGCGGGTGTCAGCCTGGCCTCCAAGGCCGAGGGCGGATTCCTGGCCGGCCTCAAGCGCTCGGTGCTGGCCGGGGAATCGTTCTTCGTCTCCACCTTCACCGCCCCGCCGCAGGGCGGCTGGGTGGATGTGGCGCCCGCACTTCCGGGCGACATGCTGGCGCTGACGATCGCCCCGGATCGCCCCTTCTTCATCAGCCGCGGCAGCTGGGTCGCCAATTCCCATGGCGTGCAGGTGGAAGCGAAATGGGGCGGTTTCGCGAATCTGTTCGGCGGTGAGGGCGGGTTCGGTCTGCGCGCCCACGGCCAGGGCGAGGTCGTGGTGGGCGTCTTCGGCGCCATCGACGTGATCGATCTGGCGCCGGGCGAATCGGTGACCATCGACTGCGGTCACGTGGTGGCCTACGACCTGGCGATGAAATTCGGTATCCGCCGGGCGGTTTCGGGCCGTTCGCTGCAGTCGTTCACCTCCGGTGAGGGGCTGGTCTTCGACTTCTCCGGTCCCGGGCGGGTACTGCTGCAGACGCGTAATCCGGGCGCCTTCGCGGCGTGGGCGGGCGCGGCCACCTCCTCGGGCTAG
- a CDS encoding NUDIX hydrolase encodes MGEIIAVYDGLGNEIGSAERSRVYAEGRWHASAGVLVRSLDGRRVYVHRRTDTKAVFAGMHDCLAGGVLGPGEDPARAAVRELAEELGIDASDPRPVARTSWDGRWAGRPMRCHLFAYEVRSDGPIRHQPEEIAEGWWWTDARLRERLADPSWPFVPDTRLLVDRLLRDH; translated from the coding sequence ATGGGTGAGATCATCGCCGTCTACGACGGTCTCGGCAACGAGATCGGCAGCGCCGAACGCTCGCGGGTCTACGCCGAGGGCCGCTGGCACGCCAGCGCCGGTGTGCTGGTGCGATCGCTGGACGGCCGCCGCGTCTATGTGCACCGGCGGACCGACACCAAGGCGGTGTTCGCGGGCATGCACGACTGCCTCGCCGGTGGCGTGCTGGGCCCCGGGGAGGATCCCGCGCGGGCCGCCGTGCGCGAACTCGCCGAGGAGCTCGGTATCGACGCCTCCGATCCGCGGCCGGTGGCCCGCACCTCGTGGGACGGTCGGTGGGCGGGCCGTCCGATGCGATGTCATCTGTTCGCCTACGAGGTGCGCAGCGACGGTCCGATCCGCCATCAGCCGGAGGAGATCGCCGAGGGCTGGTGGTGGACCGACGCCCGGCTGCGGGAACGGCTCGCCGATCCGTCCTGGCCGTTCGTCCCCGACACCCGCCTGCTCGTCGACCGGCTGCTGCGCGACCACTGA
- a CDS encoding LamB/YcsF family protein codes for MVIDLNSDLGEGFGAWSMGDDAALLGIVTSANIACGFHAGDPAIMRRTCDLAVAHGVRIGAHISYRDLAGFGRRELATAPEELTAESLYQIGALDSIARAAGDRVRYVKPHGALYHSAARDESVAAALVAALAGHGDLSLLGPADSALATAAAAAGIPFHAEGFADRGYTPEATLLPRGADGAVLTAEAALRQAVSIAVAGRTVTAAGHEVRVDVRSLCVHGDSPDAVRMARTIREALLDQGVELRSFV; via the coding sequence GTGGTGATCGACCTGAACAGCGATTTGGGGGAGGGGTTCGGCGCCTGGTCGATGGGCGATGACGCCGCGCTGCTCGGCATCGTGACGAGTGCGAACATCGCCTGTGGCTTCCACGCCGGTGATCCGGCGATCATGCGCCGCACCTGTGATCTGGCCGTCGCGCACGGGGTGCGGATCGGCGCCCACATCTCCTACCGCGACCTGGCCGGATTCGGCCGCCGGGAGCTGGCGACGGCGCCGGAGGAACTGACCGCGGAATCGCTGTATCAGATCGGCGCGCTCGACTCCATCGCCCGCGCCGCCGGTGACCGGGTCCGCTATGTGAAACCCCATGGCGCGCTCTACCATTCGGCCGCACGTGACGAATCGGTGGCCGCGGCCCTGGTGGCGGCACTGGCCGGACACGGCGATCTGAGCCTGCTCGGCCCCGCGGATTCGGCGCTGGCCACCGCCGCGGCCGCGGCCGGAATACCGTTCCACGCCGAAGGATTCGCCGATCGCGGATACACGCCGGAGGCGACCCTGCTCCCGCGCGGCGCCGACGGCGCGGTGCTGACGGCGGAGGCGGCGCTGCGGCAGGCGGTGTCGATCGCGGTCGCCGGGCGGACCGTCACCGCCGCCGGGCACGAGGTGCGCGTCGATGTGCGAAGCCTGTGCGTGCACGGCGATTCGCCCGATGCCGTGCGGATGGCCCGCACCATCCGCGAGGCCCTGCTGGATCAGGGGGTCGAATTGCGGAGTTTCGTATGA
- a CDS encoding 5-oxoprolinase subunit B family protein has translation MTVIVRPAGDRAFLVEPADPGQLPQLLEHLRRTPIDGVADLLPAARTVLLTLAPGVDAAAVETRLRALRPDAAAGPDDICAAPVLTVPVRYDGPDLDAAADLLGITPGELVRRHTAADWRCDFIGFAPGFGYLRAPDAGLPVPRRAQARTTVPAGAVALAGGYSAIYPRSSPGGWQLIGHTDLAMWDLRRAEPALLRAGTGVRFEAVDP, from the coding sequence ATGACGGTGATCGTCCGGCCCGCCGGTGACCGCGCGTTCCTGGTCGAACCCGCCGACCCCGGGCAATTGCCGCAGCTGCTCGAACACCTGCGGCGCACACCCATCGACGGCGTGGCCGATCTGCTGCCCGCGGCGCGCACCGTCCTGCTGACCCTGGCGCCGGGGGTCGACGCCGCCGCGGTCGAAACCCGGTTGCGCGCACTGCGACCGGATGCGGCGGCCGGACCGGACGATATCTGCGCCGCGCCCGTGTTGACGGTGCCGGTGCGCTACGACGGGCCCGATCTCGACGCGGCCGCCGATCTGCTCGGTATCACTCCCGGAGAACTGGTGCGGCGGCACACCGCTGCGGACTGGCGCTGTGACTTCATCGGTTTCGCCCCCGGTTTCGGCTATCTGCGGGCACCGGACGCGGGGCTGCCGGTACCGCGGCGGGCCCAGGCGCGGACCACGGTTCCGGCCGGTGCGGTCGCCCTCGCCGGTGGTTACAGCGCGATCTATCCGCGCAGTTCACCGGGCGGGTGGCAGCTCATCGGACACACCGATCTGGCGATGTGGGATCTGCGGCGCGCCGAACCGGCACTGCTGCGGGCCGGAACCGGGGTGCGATTCGAGGCGGTGGACCCGTGA
- a CDS encoding biotin-dependent carboxyltransferase family protein — MSAPATPRLHVLDPGAASTVQDLGRPGWFHAGVGVSGAVDRAALRLANRLVGNAESEAAIECVLGGLTVAFDRPAVVAVTGAPAPVTVAGRAEPVAAVLFAGAGQRVRLGTAATGLRCYLAVRGGLAVEPVLGSRSRDTMAGLGPDPLRRGDILPVGPPPPDWPIVEHAPVATITGAPVRARVVLGPRADWFAAPEDLFAGAWRVSADTDRIGVRLDRDGGAPALRRIDDAELPTEGMALGAIQVPPAGRPVVLLADRPITGGYPVVGTVIDADIDLLGQARPGQLVEFRPWRP, encoded by the coding sequence GTGAGCGCCCCGGCGACGCCCCGGCTGCACGTCCTCGATCCCGGCGCCGCGAGCACCGTGCAGGATCTCGGGCGGCCCGGCTGGTTCCACGCCGGGGTGGGTGTGTCCGGCGCCGTGGACCGCGCGGCGCTGCGCCTGGCGAATCGACTGGTCGGCAACGCCGAATCCGAGGCGGCGATCGAATGCGTGCTCGGCGGGCTGACGGTCGCATTCGATCGGCCCGCGGTGGTGGCGGTGACGGGCGCCCCGGCGCCGGTCACCGTCGCGGGCCGGGCGGAGCCGGTGGCCGCGGTGCTGTTCGCCGGGGCGGGGCAGCGCGTGCGGCTGGGGACGGCGGCGACGGGGCTGCGCTGCTATCTGGCGGTGCGCGGCGGTCTCGCGGTGGAGCCGGTGCTCGGCTCGCGCAGCCGCGACACGATGGCGGGACTGGGCCCGGATCCGTTGCGCCGCGGCGACATCCTGCCGGTCGGCCCGCCGCCGCCGGACTGGCCGATCGTGGAGCACGCGCCGGTGGCGACGATCACCGGCGCCCCGGTGCGGGCGCGGGTGGTGCTGGGTCCCCGGGCGGACTGGTTCGCCGCGCCGGAGGATCTGTTCGCCGGTGCGTGGCGGGTGTCGGCGGACACCGACCGGATCGGCGTCCGGCTCGACCGTGACGGCGGCGCACCGGCCCTGCGCCGCATCGACGACGCCGAATTGCCCACCGAGGGAATGGCTCTCGGCGCGATCCAGGTCCCGCCCGCGGGCCGCCCCGTGGTCCTGCTGGCCGACCGCCCGATCACCGGCGGATATCCGGTGGTGGGCACCGTGATCGACGCCGACATCGACCTGCTGGGCCAGGCCCGGCCCGGCCAGCTCGTCGAATTCCGGCCCTGGCGGCCCTGA
- a CDS encoding glycosyltransferase family 39 protein has product MTDLLTSGTESADANVSPALPRPAWAAIVPIAVLGGVAVLFSASRYGYFGDELYFLAAGRRLSWGYADQGPMLPLLARMMDFLVPGSYPALRWPAVLLTVAAIVMCALIAREFGGGRAAQVIAALAYGASPFLLLQGAMLTTNAIDTALWVLITWLLVRWVRTRRDGLLLAAGVVTALDLQIKWLVPFFWAAIVLSCLIFGPRDLLRRPLLWAGGALTVLTAVPQVLWQARHDWPQLSMSAQIASEQAVLGGRLWFVPTSVILAGVLGVPVLLIGVWALLRWKPLRPYLFLGVSLLLLEAIFLITGGRVYYPAGIFAAVMAAGAVGITHRLRTRTVVRRRIWGTVTAVVAVVAVATIVVSLPWRPPSEIENAGDDATAAIQIGTYGQFGWPELTAAVVDAYRALPPERREHAVIITDTYWQASALDQLGRTELPPVYSPSRGFGYFGAPPDTARTTLIVGGPEVALRGQCDELTAVGRVDTRLGFAGNTRDVTINECTGPKQPWSRIWPKWMHL; this is encoded by the coding sequence GTGACCGATCTGCTCACCTCCGGCACCGAATCCGCCGACGCGAATGTCTCGCCCGCACTGCCGCGCCCGGCCTGGGCGGCGATCGTGCCGATCGCCGTACTCGGCGGCGTCGCGGTGCTGTTCTCGGCATCCAGATACGGGTACTTCGGTGACGAGTTGTATTTCCTCGCCGCCGGTCGCCGCCTGAGCTGGGGCTACGCCGATCAGGGGCCGATGCTGCCGTTGCTGGCGCGGATGATGGACTTCCTGGTCCCCGGGTCCTACCCGGCGCTGCGCTGGCCCGCGGTGCTGCTCACCGTGGCGGCGATCGTGATGTGCGCCTTGATCGCCCGGGAATTCGGCGGCGGGCGCGCGGCGCAGGTGATCGCCGCGCTGGCCTACGGGGCTTCGCCGTTCCTGCTGCTGCAGGGCGCGATGCTGACCACCAACGCGATCGATACCGCGCTGTGGGTGCTGATCACCTGGCTGCTGGTGCGCTGGGTGCGCACGCGCCGCGACGGGCTGCTGCTGGCCGCGGGCGTGGTCACCGCGCTGGATCTGCAGATCAAATGGCTGGTTCCGTTCTTCTGGGCGGCGATCGTGCTGAGCTGCCTGATCTTCGGGCCGCGGGATCTGCTGCGGCGGCCGCTGCTGTGGGCGGGCGGGGCGCTGACCGTGCTCACCGCGGTGCCGCAGGTGCTCTGGCAGGCCCGTCACGACTGGCCGCAGCTGTCGATGAGCGCCCAGATCGCCTCGGAGCAGGCGGTACTCGGCGGACGGCTGTGGTTCGTGCCGACATCGGTGATCCTGGCGGGCGTGCTGGGCGTACCGGTGCTGCTGATCGGCGTCTGGGCGCTGCTGCGCTGGAAACCGTTGCGGCCCTACCTGTTCCTCGGTGTGAGCCTGCTCCTGCTGGAGGCGATCTTCCTGATCACCGGCGGGCGGGTCTACTATCCGGCCGGAATATTCGCGGCGGTGATGGCCGCGGGCGCGGTCGGGATCACCCACCGGCTGCGCACGCGCACGGTTGTCCGCCGCCGGATCTGGGGCACGGTGACCGCGGTGGTGGCCGTGGTCGCGGTGGCCACGATCGTGGTATCGCTGCCGTGGCGCCCGCCCTCGGAGATCGAGAACGCCGGTGACGACGCGACCGCCGCCATCCAGATCGGCACCTACGGGCAGTTCGGCTGGCCCGAGCTCACCGCCGCGGTCGTGGACGCCTACCGGGCGCTGCCGCCCGAACGCCGGGAGCACGCGGTGATCATCACCGATACGTACTGGCAGGCGAGCGCACTGGATCAGCTCGGCCGCACCGAACTGCCGCCGGTGTACAGCCCCAGCCGCGGCTTCGGCTATTTCGGGGCGCCGCCGGACACGGCCCGCACCACGCTGATCGTCGGCGGCCCGGAGGTCGCGCTGCGCGGGCAGTGCGACGAGCTCACCGCCGTCGGCCGGGTCGACACCCGGCTGGGCTTCGCCGGCAACACCCGCGATGTGACGATCAACGAATGCACCGGCCCGAAACAGCCGTGGTCGCGGATCTGGCCGAAATGGATGCACCTGTGA
- a CDS encoding arsenate reductase family protein, whose product MTSGQTQIWHNPRCSKSRAAKAALDEAGVEYIERRYLDEPPTAAELREVLAQLGLEPWDITRTGEAEAKELGMPGWSRTPADRDQWIEALAGTPKLIQRPIVVTADGRAVVARDEATVRSVL is encoded by the coding sequence ATGACATCCGGACAGACGCAGATCTGGCACAATCCCCGCTGCTCGAAGAGCCGGGCCGCCAAGGCCGCCCTGGACGAGGCGGGCGTGGAATACATCGAGCGGCGCTACCTCGACGAGCCGCCCACCGCCGCGGAGTTGCGGGAGGTGCTGGCGCAGCTCGGCCTGGAGCCGTGGGACATCACCCGCACCGGTGAGGCGGAGGCGAAGGAACTCGGCATGCCCGGGTGGTCGCGCACGCCCGCCGACCGGGATCAGTGGATCGAGGCCCTGGCGGGCACCCCGAAACTGATCCAGCGCCCGATCGTGGTCACCGCCGACGGCCGCGCGGTGGTGGCGCGCGACGAGGCCACCGTGCGATCGGTGCTGTAG
- a CDS encoding nuclear transport factor 2 family protein gives MSEYETHTVLAQRYIDSWNEQDGAARRKLLDELYLPAATYTDPLADIAGVAAIDEMIAGTHQQFAGMRFALGPVDGHHDQFRFTWTLGVPGAEPLIEGFDVVVRDGDRIARVHGFLDRVPS, from the coding sequence ATGAGCGAATACGAAACACACACGGTCCTGGCACAGCGCTACATCGACAGCTGGAACGAGCAGGACGGCGCCGCCCGGCGCAAACTCCTCGACGAGTTGTATCTGCCCGCGGCCACCTACACCGATCCGCTGGCGGATATCGCCGGTGTCGCCGCCATCGACGAGATGATCGCGGGTACGCATCAGCAGTTCGCCGGAATGCGCTTCGCCCTCGGACCCGTCGACGGGCACCACGATCAGTTCCGGTTCACCTGGACCCTCGGCGTGCCGGGCGCCGAGCCGCTGATCGAGGGCTTCGACGTGGTCGTGCGCGACGGGGACCGGATCGCCCGCGTGCACGGATTCCTGGACCGGGTGCCGTCCTGA
- a CDS encoding TetR/AcrR family transcriptional regulator yields MSESGAKPSPRAAGRDAPSGADGRSTRWNSHKQRRRNEVMDAAVAVIEDSGAEVSVQQIADRLGLPRPVVYRHFDGRADLDEQIRRRILEALLTELLPSLRVDGTIRDAVRGATGTYVGWVAGHPHLHRFLAAGAPQGDSSRALAGARDLIGARLADLFAAAAARAGIDPARARPVAFGIVGFVDGVVNNWRADPDGGLGSEQIVAIVTESVLGLLESNARSLGMPLERDATVADLVARRSAATPDPLPVN; encoded by the coding sequence GTGAGCGAGTCCGGTGCGAAACCCTCCCCGCGAGCGGCGGGGCGGGATGCGCCGTCCGGTGCGGACGGCCGCAGTACGCGCTGGAACAGTCATAAGCAGCGCCGCCGCAACGAGGTGATGGACGCCGCGGTCGCGGTCATCGAGGACAGCGGCGCCGAGGTGTCGGTCCAGCAGATCGCCGACCGGCTGGGCCTGCCCCGGCCGGTCGTCTACCGCCACTTCGACGGGCGCGCCGACCTGGACGAGCAGATCCGCCGCCGGATCCTGGAAGCACTGCTCACCGAACTGCTGCCGAGCCTGCGCGTGGACGGCACCATCCGCGATGCCGTGCGCGGCGCGACGGGAACCTATGTCGGCTGGGTCGCCGGTCATCCGCATCTGCACCGGTTCTTGGCCGCCGGTGCGCCGCAAGGGGATTCGTCGCGGGCGCTGGCGGGCGCGCGCGATCTGATCGGCGCGCGGCTGGCGGATCTGTTCGCGGCCGCGGCGGCGCGGGCCGGGATCGATCCGGCCCGGGCGCGCCCGGTCGCCTTCGGCATCGTCGGGTTCGTCGACGGGGTGGTCAACAACTGGCGCGCGGACCCGGACGGCGGCCTCGGCTCCGAGCAGATCGTGGCGATCGTGACCGAATCGGTGCTGGGGTTGCTGGAGAGCAATGCCCGCAGTCTCGGCATGCCGCTCGAGCGCGACGCCACGGTCGCCGACCTGGTCGCGCGCCGGTCCGCGGCCACGCCGGACCCGCTGCCGGTCAACTGA
- the dop gene encoding depupylase/deamidase Dop produces the protein MQRIIGIEVEYGISTPAEPSANPILTSTQAVLAYAAAEGVPRAKRTRWDYEVESPLRDARGFDLGRLNGPAPVIDADEVGAANMILTNGARLYVDHAHPEYSAPEVVDPLDAVIWDKAGERVMEAAARYASSVPGAARMQLYKNNVDGKGASYGTHENYLMNRDTPFNQIIVGLTPFFVSRQVVSGSGRVGIGQSGDHAGFQLSQRSDYIEVEVGLETTLKRGIINTRDEPHADADKYRRLHVIIGDANLAEWSTYLKVGTTALVLDLIEAGEDLSDLQLARPVTAVHTISHDPTLRATVALVDGRELTGLALQRIYLDRVEKFHDREGTSDARVTDVLEKWAHVLDLLERDPLECAHLLDWPAKLRLLEGMRSREGLGWAAPKLHLMDLQYSDVRLDKGLYNRLVARGSMERLVTEQQVTDAMTNPPTDTRAYFRGECLRRFGADIAAASWDSVIFDLGGDSLVRIPTLEPRRGTKSHVGKLLEGAGTAAELVKQLTS, from the coding sequence ATGCAGCGCATCATCGGAATCGAGGTCGAGTACGGCATCTCCACGCCCGCCGAGCCCTCGGCCAACCCGATCCTCACCTCCACCCAGGCGGTTCTGGCCTACGCGGCGGCCGAGGGTGTACCCCGCGCCAAGCGCACACGCTGGGACTACGAGGTGGAATCCCCGCTGCGCGACGCGCGTGGTTTCGATCTGGGCCGGCTCAACGGGCCCGCGCCGGTGATCGACGCCGACGAGGTCGGCGCGGCGAACATGATCCTCACCAACGGCGCCCGGCTCTACGTCGACCACGCCCACCCGGAGTACTCCGCCCCCGAGGTCGTCGACCCGCTGGACGCGGTGATCTGGGACAAGGCGGGCGAGCGCGTGATGGAGGCCGCCGCCCGGTACGCCTCGAGTGTGCCCGGCGCCGCCCGCATGCAGCTGTACAAGAACAATGTCGACGGTAAGGGCGCCTCCTACGGCACCCACGAGAACTACCTGATGAACCGCGATACGCCGTTCAACCAGATCATCGTGGGGCTCACGCCGTTCTTCGTCTCCCGCCAGGTGGTGTCCGGATCCGGGCGCGTGGGCATCGGGCAGTCCGGTGACCACGCCGGATTCCAGCTGTCGCAGCGCTCGGACTACATCGAGGTCGAGGTCGGCCTGGAGACCACCCTCAAGCGCGGCATCATCAACACCCGCGACGAACCGCACGCCGACGCCGACAAGTACCGCCGCCTGCACGTCATCATCGGCGACGCCAATCTGGCGGAATGGTCGACCTACCTCAAGGTCGGCACGACGGCCCTGGTCCTGGACCTCATCGAGGCGGGCGAGGATCTGTCGGATCTGCAGCTGGCGCGCCCGGTGACCGCCGTGCACACCATCAGCCACGACCCCACCCTGCGCGCCACGGTCGCGCTGGTCGACGGCCGCGAGCTGACCGGCCTTGCGCTGCAACGGATCTACCTCGACCGGGTGGAGAAGTTCCACGATCGCGAGGGCACCTCCGACGCCCGCGTCACCGACGTGCTGGAGAAGTGGGCGCACGTCCTGGACCTGCTCGAGCGCGATCCGCTGGAATGCGCGCATCTGCTGGACTGGCCCGCCAAACTGCGCCTGCTCGAGGGCATGCGCAGCCGTGAGGGTCTGGGCTGGGCGGCGCCGAAACTGCATCTGATGGATCTGCAGTACTCCGATGTGCGCCTGGACAAGGGGCTCTACAACCGCCTCGTGGCCCGCGGCTCGATGGAGCGCCTGGTCACCGAACAGCAGGTCACCGACGCGATGACCAATCCGCCGACCGACACCCGCGCCTATTTCCGGGGTGAGTGCCTGCGCCGGTTCGGCGCCGACATCGCGGCCGCGAGCTGGGATTCGGTGATCTTCGACCTGGGCGGCGATTCGCTGGTCCGGATTCCCACGCTGGAGCCGCGCCGGGGCACGAAATCCCATGTCGGCAAGCTGCTCGAGGGCGCCGGAACCGCCGCCGAACTGGTCAAGCAGCTCACCTCCTGA
- a CDS encoding ubiquitin-like protein Pup: MAQEQTKRAGGGDEDDDAAGVDAAGQERREKLADETDDLLDEIDDVLEENAEDFVRAYVQKGGQ; this comes from the coding sequence ATGGCACAAGAGCAGACCAAGCGCGCCGGTGGAGGCGACGAGGACGACGATGCGGCCGGTGTCGATGCCGCGGGACAGGAGCGTCGCGAGAAACTGGCCGACGAGACCGACGACCTGCTCGACGAGATCGATGACGTGCTCGAGGAGAACGCGGAGGACTTCGTGCGTGCCTACGTCCAGAAAGGTGGCCAGTGA
- the prcB gene encoding proteasome subunit beta: protein MGYALSSFSEHLRENAPELLPGNGFGAAVKSSGSAEDLAPHGTTIVAVTYRGGVLIAGDRRATQGNLLASRDMEKVYITDSFSAAGIAGTAGVAVEMIRLFAVELEHYEKIEGVPLTFDGKANKLSKMVRDNLPAALQGLAVVPILVGYDLEATDPERAGRIVSYDVVGGRSEERFGYTATGSGSMFAKSSLKKTYSRDMDEDRALRIAVESLLDASDDDTATGGPDLLRGIYPTAVVINAEGAQDVTDERLEQIARVIVDERAVEEGSARP, encoded by the coding sequence ATGGGGTACGCCCTCTCGTCATTCTCCGAACATCTGCGGGAAAACGCGCCGGAACTGTTGCCGGGCAACGGTTTCGGCGCGGCCGTCAAGTCCTCCGGAAGCGCGGAGGACCTGGCGCCGCACGGCACCACCATCGTCGCGGTGACCTATCGCGGCGGTGTGCTCATCGCCGGTGACCGCCGCGCCACCCAGGGCAACCTGCTGGCCAGCCGCGATATGGAGAAGGTGTACATCACCGACTCCTTCTCCGCGGCCGGTATCGCCGGTACCGCGGGGGTCGCGGTGGAGATGATCCGGCTGTTCGCGGTGGAGCTGGAGCACTACGAGAAGATCGAGGGCGTGCCGCTGACCTTCGACGGTAAGGCCAACAAGCTGTCGAAGATGGTCCGCGACAATCTGCCCGCGGCGTTGCAGGGCCTGGCCGTGGTCCCGATCCTGGTCGGCTACGACCTCGAGGCCACCGATCCGGAACGTGCCGGCCGCATCGTGTCCTACGACGTGGTCGGCGGCCGGAGCGAGGAACGTTTCGGCTACACCGCCACCGGTTCGGGCTCGATGTTCGCGAAGTCGTCGTTGAAGAAGACCTACAGCCGTGACATGGACGAAGATCGCGCTCTGCGCATCGCCGTGGAATCGCTGCTGGACGCCTCCGACGACGACACCGCCACCGGCGGGCCGGACCTGCTGCGCGGGATCTACCCGACCGCGGTGGTCATCAATGCCGAAGGGGCACAGGACGTTACCGACGAGCGGCTCGAGCAGATCGCCCGCGTGATCGTCGACGAACGTGCGGTCGAAGAAGGGAGTGCGCGTCCATGA
- the prcA gene encoding proteasome subunit alpha, translated as MTLPYYASAEQIMRDKTELARKGIGRGRSVVALVYDKGVLFVAENPSATLHKVSELYDRIGFAAVGKYNEFESLRRGGILQADLRGYQYDRRDVTGRALANMYASTLGTIFTDQLKPYEVEICIGEVGYPEQASSSVLYRINFDGSIVDERDFVVMGGNTDPISTALKETFQPGLELSAAIRTAVDALQKGSPDNGDKDKRAIAVSSLEVATLEQARPRRAFRRIAHTALEQLLSGDGAGGEDKPEKSEGDNPETPSAGDPSNP; from the coding sequence ATGACACTGCCGTACTATGCGTCGGCCGAACAGATCATGCGCGACAAGACCGAACTCGCGCGCAAGGGCATCGGCCGGGGACGCAGTGTCGTGGCCCTGGTGTACGACAAGGGTGTGCTGTTCGTCGCCGAGAACCCCTCGGCGACGCTGCACAAGGTGAGCGAGCTCTACGACCGCATCGGATTCGCCGCGGTCGGCAAGTACAACGAGTTCGAGAGCCTGCGCCGCGGCGGCATCCTGCAGGCCGATCTGCGGGGTTACCAGTACGACCGGCGCGATGTGACGGGCCGGGCGCTGGCGAACATGTACGCCTCCACGCTGGGAACCATCTTCACCGATCAGCTCAAGCCCTACGAGGTGGAGATCTGCATCGGTGAGGTCGGTTATCCGGAGCAGGCGTCGAGTTCGGTGCTGTACCGGATCAACTTCGACGGCTCCATCGTCGACGAGCGCGATTTCGTGGTGATGGGCGGTAACACCGACCCCATCAGCACCGCGCTCAAGGAGACCTTCCAGCCGGGCCTGGAGCTGAGCGCCGCGATCCGCACCGCCGTGGACGCGCTGCAGAAGGGTTCGCCCGACAACGGCGACAAGGACAAGCGCGCCATCGCGGTGTCCTCGCTGGAGGTGGCGACGCTGGAACAGGCGCGTCCCCGCCGGGCGTTCCGCCGGATCGCCCACACCGCCCTGGAGCAGTTGCTGTCGGGAGACGGCGCCGGCGGCGAGGACAAGCCGGAGAAGTCCGAGGGAGACAATCCGGAAACCCCGTCAGCGGGAGATCCGTCCAACCCGTGA